From Terriglobales bacterium:
AGCAAAACTGCAGAAGATTGCCGCTGAGGCAGGGTTGCCGACCAAGGCGGCTGCGCAGGAACCGGCACCGCGGCAGGTTGCACCCGAGTCGGAGCCGGCTGCTCGAACCGCAGCGCCTGAAGGGGCTCTGCCGGTGGCAGCTGAGTCAGAACCCCGCGGTGAATCCACCGTTCCCGCCGCACCAGCGGCAAATCACGAGGACGTACTCGATCTCGAGTCGGAAGGCGAGGCACCGCTAGACGTGGCGCCTGCCGCAGAGGCCCGGGCGGCGGAAGCGGCGGAGAGCGCGGTTCAGGTGGAAGCCCCGCCTGCCGCCCACCCCACAACTCCCACAAAGACGGTTGCCCCGGCTGAGCCGATTACGTTTTACTTGTTTGAAAACTGGCAGGCAGGGCCACACAAGACGGTGCTGCACCGCTCCAACTGCGGCATCTACCGCAATGGACGCGGTGGCAGCGAAAAAACGGAACCCGCCGCGGATTCACGCTCGCGCTGGCACGGCCCGTTCTCGACCATTGATGAAGCCCGAGGAGCTTCTCGTGGGATGACCGGTGTCCTCATTCGCAGTGAATGCAAGTGCATCTCGAGCCGCTAGTTTCTCTCCTGAATCGCGGGAACCTTAAGCCGCTGCCAGGCCACGGAATTCCGCGGCCCTCGTCACCGCTGCATAGAGACGCTCATATTCAGCGGCCATGCGCTTGGACGAGTAATGTAGTTCGGCGTGACGCCTGCATGCGGTAGGATTGATGAGGCCGGCAGCAGAAACTTTCGCCGCCATTTCTTCGACCGAATCCACTACAAAACCGGTTACTCCTTCGGCCACGACTTCCGGTAATGCGCCGCGGTTAAAAGCTATCACCGGGGTACCGGATGCGGAGGCTTCCATCGTAATCAAGGAACTGGTCTCTTCAGCGATGCTGGGCACCAACACGGCACGAGCGTTCTGAAGAAGTGTGCGCTTCTGATCGGCGGTGGGGGAATCCACATAACTGACTGAGGCCCCCGGCGTGTTGAGATATGGCGCAATCTCCCGCTCAAAATATTCTTGATGGTGTGAGAAGGGATAAATCTGTCCCGCGAGCACCAGCGGCAAGCCTGCACATTGCGCCGCCTGGATGGCGAGATGCGCGCCCTTCTCATAACAGAACCGGCCCACCCAGAGTAGGTAATCGCCTCGAACGGTACCGGGCGAAAATTGTTCCAGACGGATTCCGTTGCGCACCACGCCCATATCGTTTGGCAAATCACTGAACCAGCGCGCCTGCGATTCCGAAACACAGTTGAAAAAGACATTGGGCGGAATATTCTCGAACATGTGCGGCGAATAGAATCCGCGCGGCAGGTGCAGGGTGGCCAGCACAGGCACATCCACCTCGCCGGCATTGGGCCAGAAGGTGCCGCTCTTGTCGTGCACCAGGTCGAAAGGCTGCGTGGATTTCTCTCGGCATCGCAGGAAACCCAGCACGCGCGCGGTGTGCTCGGCATTGCGTTGCGCGAATCGGTCAGGCTGGCATGGAACTCGGCCCGTCGGGAATAAATCCCCGGTGATTTGTGATCCCATGCAAGCGGCCACCGTTGTGGCGTGTCCGCGGAGAAAGATTTCGCGCTCCACGACGTAGAGCATTTGCTCAGCACCACCGGCGCTCTCCAGCGACACACAGGCCAGAGGATATGCGACGTAGAGAATCCGCAATTTTGCACTCATATGCGCGAGCCCGCTGCCATTTCCGAATTCGACTTCATGAACTCGACAAAGGCATGTGAAACCTGGGTGCCGCGTATGGGCCAGCCCCAGGCTTCGTAGTTCAGAACTCCATCGTGCGGCGGGCGCGAGTAATCGTAGACGGGCAACGGCCGGAAACGCTCTATCACCGCGGCAAATTCCTTCAGGTCACCCTGGGAAGCGTAGGTTTGCAGCATCCTTCTCTTAATTTCCAATTCGGAGGGGGTGGGCTGCAGCACAACTTCGGAGTCATCCGCTTGAGAGCTCCCACTGGGCAGCGGATGCTGGTGCACGATCAGACCATCTGTAGCGCGATGGTAAAGTGGGAAATCCCACGCTGGCAGACCGAAATGGCGCGCCAGCAGCGAAGTCAAAAAATTACAAGAGTCGTGATCGGGATGGCCGCCCTCGTAAGCCAAGGTAAGTAGCGCCTGCGGCTGATTACGCTCAATGATCCGCTCCAGCTCCTGGATCGCAAGATCAAGCGAAGTAAATAACGTCTGGTCGCGAATGGAATGATCAGGCTCGCCCAAGAACTCGACCTGACTCACGCCCGCAAGTTTCAGCGCGCGGCGGGCTTCGTCTCGACGCAACCGCGCGTAAGCGTCCCGCGAGCCGTGTTTCGCCCAGAAAAACGAATCTGCGGGAGCGCCATCCGTAGCAAATACAACAATCGGTTCTTGCATCCTTTGCAGGAGCACGCCACAACCAGCGGCCTCATCGTCGGGGTGGGCCACGAGCACTACTGTTTTCCCGAGCAGGATTTCGAGTTCTGCCATGGTTATGTGAGATGCATTGAAGCCACAACGTGTTTACATGAGGACGAAAATTGGATGGCGTTTTTCCTTGTATACTCCGCAAAATGACTGCAGCGCCTATCTCTGAAATGCGCTCCGCAATCGAGCGACTGTTTGCAGCCGGCGAAATTAAAGATAGGCACGAGGCTCGCAGCATCTTCCTGGAATTCCGCCAGGCCCTCACTCTGGGCCGCGTGCGGGCCGCTGAAAAGCATGACGGACGCTGGGTTGCGAATGCATGGGTAAAACAAGGGATCCTGCTCGGCTTCCGGCTCGGCGAACTGGTAGAAAGCAGCGATCCCAGTGGCCTTTCTTTTGTGGATAAAGATACTTTCCCGCTACGGCATTTTCGGGCCGCCGATCGCGTGCGTGTGGTCCCCGGCGGATCTTCCATTCGGGAGGGCGCCTATGTGGCGCCGGGGGTGATCTGCATGCCGCCCATGTATATAAATGTTGGCGCTTACGTTGATGAAGGCACGCTGGTGGATTCACACGCGCTGGTAGGTTCGTGCGCGCAGATCGGAAGGCGTGTTCATTTGAGCGCGGCGGCGCAGATTGGCGGTGTACTGGAGCCGGTGAATGCGGCACCCGTGGTCATTGAAGATGACGTACTGGTGGGCGGAAATTGCGGTGTCTATGAAGGCACATGCGTGAGGACGTGCGCCGTGCTGGGCTCCGGAACTATTCTCACGCGCTCTACCCCTATTCATGACATTGTCCGCGGCGAGGTGTATCGCGCCTCAGACGATTCCCCGCTGGAGGTTCCGGAAAATGCGGTGGTTGTGCCCGGCTCTCGCGCAGTGCGGAAAGGCAAAGCTGCCGACTGGAACATTTCGCTGTACACGCCCGTCATCGTGAAGTATCGCGACCAAAAGACGGACCAGGCGATTGAGTTGGAAGAGTTACTGCGCTGAAGTTTAGGCTTGGCTAGTCACTACTACGGCCAATTTTCGTCCATCCTCCGCCAGGCGGGCGCGGATACCGCTCAGATCATTCACAATGGCGTCAGCCGCTGAAAGCGCACCCACAGGATACGTTGTGGAGACCGCAATCACGTACATCCCCGACGTATGGGCGGATTGAATTCCTGCGGGCGCGTCCTCAATAACCAGGCACTCCTCGGGCGCCACAGCAAGAAGCTGCGCACCCTTCAAATATGGCTCGGGATGCGGCTTGCCATTCTGCACATCATCGGCAGTTACCAGCACCTTCGGAATTGGCAGTCCGTGCCGTCCTAAACGCGAAGTCGCAAGGTAGCGCGTGCCGGAAGTCACCACTGCCCAGAGCCCATCGGAAAGTGACGACACCAGCTCGAGCGCGCCCCGGACGACCGTCACCCCTTCGACGTCGTCAGCTTCACGCTTCTCGATTCTCTCCGACTCTGCATCGGCGTCTAGATGTGGGGCCAGCAATCGAACAACTTCCACAGTTCGGCGTCCATGCGCAATGCGCAGGACGTCTTCTGGCAAAATGCTGTGCTTCCTGGCCCAGAGCCGCCATTGCCGTGCAACAGCGGGCGTGGAATTCACCAGCACTCCATCGAGGTCAAAGAGGATGGCGGCACAGATGAATTCCTTTTTGTTGCCGCCGGTCATGAGGTGGTCAGCGCGTGTTGGGCGCGCAAGCGCAGATGTTTTTCACGAAAGTGTTTTCGCGCCCGCTCGCCCCAGGCCCGCACAAAGTAATAATTGAGTCCGCCGCCAATAAAGGAGCTGGCAATCGGAATCAACCGCCCCGACCACTTCTCC
This genomic window contains:
- a CDS encoding glycosyltransferase; protein product: MSAKLRILYVAYPLACVSLESAGGAEQMLYVVEREIFLRGHATTVAACMGSQITGDLFPTGRVPCQPDRFAQRNAEHTARVLGFLRCREKSTQPFDLVHDKSGTFWPNAGEVDVPVLATLHLPRGFYSPHMFENIPPNVFFNCVSESQARWFSDLPNDMGVVRNGIRLEQFSPGTVRGDYLLWVGRFCYEKGAHLAIQAAQCAGLPLVLAGQIYPFSHHQEYFEREIAPYLNTPGASVSYVDSPTADQKRTLLQNARAVLVPSIAEETSSLITMEASASGTPVIAFNRGALPEVVAEGVTGFVVDSVEEMAAKVSAAGLINPTACRRHAELHYSSKRMAAEYERLYAAVTRAAEFRGLAAA
- a CDS encoding PIG-L family deacetylase, whose product is MAELEILLGKTVVLVAHPDDEAAGCGVLLQRMQEPIVVFATDGAPADSFFWAKHGSRDAYARLRRDEARRALKLAGVSQVEFLGEPDHSIRDQTLFTSLDLAIQELERIIERNQPQALLTLAYEGGHPDHDSCNFLTSLLARHFGLPAWDFPLYHRATDGLIVHQHPLPSGSSQADDSEVVLQPTPSELEIKRRMLQTYASQGDLKEFAAVIERFRPLPVYDYSRPPHDGVLNYEAWGWPIRGTQVSHAFVEFMKSNSEMAAGSRI
- a CDS encoding 2,3,4,5-tetrahydropyridine-2,6-dicarboxylate N-succinyltransferase; the protein is MRSAIERLFAAGEIKDRHEARSIFLEFRQALTLGRVRAAEKHDGRWVANAWVKQGILLGFRLGELVESSDPSGLSFVDKDTFPLRHFRAADRVRVVPGGSSIREGAYVAPGVICMPPMYINVGAYVDEGTLVDSHALVGSCAQIGRRVHLSAAAQIGGVLEPVNAAPVVIEDDVLVGGNCGVYEGTCVRTCAVLGSGTILTRSTPIHDIVRGEVYRASDDSPLEVPENAVVVPGSRAVRKGKAADWNISLYTPVIVKYRDQKTDQAIELEELLR
- a CDS encoding HAD family hydrolase, translated to MTGGNKKEFICAAILFDLDGVLVNSTPAVARQWRLWARKHSILPEDVLRIAHGRRTVEVVRLLAPHLDADAESERIEKREADDVEGVTVVRGALELVSSLSDGLWAVVTSGTRYLATSRLGRHGLPIPKVLVTADDVQNGKPHPEPYLKGAQLLAVAPEECLVIEDAPAGIQSAHTSGMYVIAVSTTYPVGALSAADAIVNDLSGIRARLAEDGRKLAVVVTSQA